The Deinococcus fonticola genome contains the following window.
AGCGTTCACCCTGAGCCAGAATCAAACTCTCCAAATAATGGTTTCAAATCAGCCCAAGGGCTGTATTGAACAAGTTGATCCAAGGTCAGTCTTCACTTCGCTTGGCTTGCCCCGTAGGGCTTGTGTGTGAACCCGAAGGTTCCTTGCGCGAATCTGGAGCCGACCTCGCGGTCAGCCGCTCGCTCACCCTGTCGGGTGTTCCTGCTCTCGCTTTTGCTGCTCTTCTTTTTTCATTCTGCTCGCCTCGCGTTCGAGGCTCAGAAACTATACGGGCCTGGCTTCAATCTGTCAACTGCCCTGCAGAGGTTCCGATCTTAATGTTCGTGCACCCTCTAGCCCCCCTTGGAAATTACCGCTTCAGCAGCACTGTTTCCTGAATTTTCAGGCCTTGCTCTAGCGCTGTGCGGGCATGCCCGCGGGCAGCCTCCAGATCATGGTCGCGGTAGTTGCCGCACTCCAGTTCACTGACACCGGGAATTGGGCGGTCATGTCCGGCAGTGTCCTTCAAGGCGGCTTCAAACGCTTTCAGGATGCCTTGCTCGTCGGGCTCACCGATAACCGCCATGTACATGCCAGTGCGGCAGCCCATCGGTGACACATCCACCACGTCTTGCACGTGGTCACGTAAATAACCCGCCAGCAGATGCTCGAGCGTGTGAATGGCGGCGGGATCGATGGCGCCCTGGTTGGGTTGCAGCAGGCGCAGGTCGTACTTACTGATGGTATCGCCACGCGGAGTTTTCTTCGTTCCGGCGAGGCGGATATAGGGGGCTTTCACTTTGGTGTGATCCAGATCGAACGATTCCACGTTTGCCATGCCGGTATTATCGCGCTGCACAGGCGCACAGACCAGTCGGCGTTTCTCTCATCGGCCCCTCCTCTATACTGCGCGGCGTGTCTCGTACCGGCCCTTCCCGTTTTCCAGTGTGGTTTCCCATCGTCCTGGCAGGTCTCCTGATCGTGGCAGACCAGGCGCTGAAAGCGTGGGCACTGGCCAACCTGAAGTTCGGAGAGTCGCCGATTCCAGTTATTCCTGGGCTGCTCGACTGGGTCTTGACGTTCAATACAGGCGCGGCCTGGAGCATGTTCAGCGGCAGCGCGAAAATTCTGGCGGTGGGCCGGCTGCTGGTGGGTCTGGGGATTCTGGTTTATCTGTACGTGCGGCCTCAGCCCCGTTTCCTGACGGTCGTGC
Protein-coding sequences here:
- the lspA gene encoding signal peptidase II gives rise to the protein MSRTGPSRFPVWFPIVLAGLLIVADQALKAWALANLKFGESPIPVIPGLLDWVLTFNTGAAWSMFSGSAKILAVGRLLVGLGILVYLYVRPQPRFLTVVLSMISAGAIGNAIDGILKGQVTDMIHAPFLSAITRLINGSSFPIFNLADSCVVIGTILLLVASLLPDKKSSPATRQP
- a CDS encoding S-ribosylhomocysteine lyase, whose protein sequence is MANVESFDLDHTKVKAPYIRLAGTKKTPRGDTISKYDLRLLQPNQGAIDPAAIHTLEHLLAGYLRDHVQDVVDVSPMGCRTGMYMAVIGEPDEQGILKAFEAALKDTAGHDRPIPGVSELECGNYRDHDLEAARGHARTALEQGLKIQETVLLKR